In uncultured Cohaesibacter sp., a genomic segment contains:
- a CDS encoding FtsX-like permease family protein, giving the protein MMDQMSSGQTAGGVGIAPVVVVDRGLWASLRLAFRFALREMRGGLRGFYIFLACIALGVAAIGGVGSASKALTGGLNEQGRQILGGDLSLSAMSVPATDEQLAYLGQFGQIGQIGSLRAMARTDDASEQLLIDIKAVDGNYPMVGTLVTTNGHPLAPGSVIVDPLLLERLGLAVGDPLVIGVRHFTIADSIVDEPDALASGLAFGPRVIMGLGDLQTTDLLQPGVIMRWTTRIRMAGTPSLSQIDAVIAQIREKFPDAGWRIRSRANAAEGLARNIDRFAAFLVLVGLASLITGGVGIANAVRAFIAGRQTTIASYKCLGAPSWLIVGIYLMQILFIALIGIAIGVFFASLVPFILQAVVPDNLPVSSELFHPLQLGKAALFGLLAALLFSIRPLLRTRAIPATALFRDQIAPVKYRASKRDWGIVLALGAMLVALVLATAEVLYVAAAFLVGMVIVFALLRLVAFVIMKTAARLPRFRHVVPRLAIANLHRPGALTPSVALSLGLGLSLLVTLVLIDLNLQQQLTGNLQQKAPNFFFMNIQNSEVTQFEAELEKLAPEGTHQRVPMLRGRLVSLKGIDARDFKAPDDAQWVLRGDRGITYSATLPENSTLVEGSWWPADYSGKNLVSFDAELARQMGLAIGDTIKVNVLGRTISAEIYNLRRVEWQSLAINFVMVFSPNTFAGAPHSHLATLSLDPQGKESAEETSRRESGIMKAIVQDFPAVTTIRVGDALNTVNDLVRQLAWGMRAASSLAIVASILVLAGALAAGQRERIYDAVILKTLGATRRKVLLAYSLEYCLLGVITAIFALLIGHVAAYLVLTNVMDMPFSWQPLVSALVVVLAMLLTILLGLVGTWSSLNRKPAQILRNG; this is encoded by the coding sequence ATGATGGATCAGATGTCTTCAGGGCAGACAGCTGGTGGTGTGGGCATTGCGCCGGTCGTGGTCGTTGATCGCGGGCTTTGGGCCTCGCTGCGCCTTGCCTTCCGGTTTGCCCTGCGGGAAATGCGCGGCGGCTTGCGCGGCTTCTATATCTTTCTGGCCTGCATTGCTCTGGGCGTTGCCGCCATCGGTGGCGTGGGATCGGCTTCCAAGGCGCTGACCGGCGGGCTCAACGAACAGGGGCGGCAGATTCTGGGCGGTGATCTTTCGCTGTCGGCGATGTCTGTGCCTGCGACCGACGAACAGCTCGCCTATCTTGGCCAATTTGGTCAGATCGGCCAGATCGGCAGTTTGCGGGCGATGGCGCGCACGGACGATGCTTCCGAGCAATTGCTCATTGATATCAAGGCCGTGGATGGCAATTACCCGATGGTCGGGACGCTGGTGACGACCAATGGTCATCCGCTGGCACCCGGATCGGTGATTGTCGACCCGTTGCTGCTCGAACGGCTGGGGCTTGCCGTCGGTGATCCGCTGGTCATTGGTGTCAGGCATTTCACCATTGCCGACAGCATTGTCGATGAGCCGGATGCGCTGGCTTCGGGCCTTGCCTTCGGTCCACGGGTGATCATGGGGCTTGGTGATTTGCAGACCACCGATCTGTTGCAGCCGGGCGTCATTATGCGCTGGACTACGCGGATCAGGATGGCGGGCACGCCGTCGCTTTCGCAAATCGATGCGGTGATCGCACAGATCCGGGAGAAATTTCCCGATGCCGGCTGGCGCATTCGCTCGCGGGCCAACGCTGCCGAGGGGCTGGCGCGGAACATCGATCGCTTTGCCGCCTTTCTGGTGCTGGTGGGGCTCGCCTCGCTGATCACCGGCGGGGTCGGCATCGCCAATGCGGTGCGGGCCTTCATCGCCGGGCGGCAGACGACGATTGCCAGTTACAAATGCCTCGGGGCGCCAAGCTGGCTGATTGTCGGCATCTATCTGATGCAGATCCTGTTCATCGCCTTGATCGGCATTGCGATCGGAGTGTTCTTTGCCAGCCTTGTGCCGTTCATCCTGCAAGCGGTGGTGCCGGACAACCTGCCGGTCTCGTCGGAGCTCTTCCATCCGTTGCAGCTGGGCAAGGCGGCGCTGTTCGGGCTTCTGGCGGCGCTGCTGTTTTCCATCCGGCCACTGCTGCGCACCCGCGCCATTCCGGCTACCGCCCTGTTTCGCGATCAGATCGCCCCGGTGAAATATCGGGCCAGCAAGCGCGATTGGGGGATCGTGCTGGCGCTGGGGGCCATGCTCGTGGCGTTGGTGTTGGCGACTGCCGAAGTGCTCTATGTGGCTGCCGCTTTCCTCGTGGGCATGGTGATTGTCTTTGCCCTGTTGCGGCTCGTTGCCTTTGTCATCATGAAGACGGCTGCCCGTTTGCCGCGCTTCCGTCATGTGGTACCACGACTGGCGATTGCCAATCTGCACCGCCCCGGCGCACTGACGCCATCGGTGGCGCTCTCGCTTGGGCTGGGGCTTAGCCTGCTGGTGACGCTGGTGCTGATCGATCTCAACCTGCAACAGCAGCTGACGGGTAATCTGCAGCAGAAGGCGCCGAATTTCTTCTTCATGAACATCCAGAATTCCGAGGTTACCCAGTTCGAGGCCGAGCTGGAGAAGCTGGCACCTGAGGGGACGCATCAACGCGTGCCGATGCTGCGTGGTCGGCTGGTCTCGCTCAAGGGCATCGATGCCCGCGATTTCAAGGCACCGGACGATGCCCAGTGGGTGTTGCGCGGCGACCGGGGCATCACCTATTCGGCGACGCTGCCGGAAAACTCCACACTGGTCGAAGGCAGCTGGTGGCCAGCGGATTATTCCGGCAAGAATCTGGTGTCCTTCGATGCGGAGTTGGCCCGACAGATGGGGCTGGCGATTGGCGATACCATCAAGGTGAATGTGCTTGGCCGCACCATTTCGGCGGAGATCTACAATTTGCGGCGGGTCGAGTGGCAGTCGCTGGCGATCAACTTCGTGATGGTCTTCTCGCCGAACACCTTTGCCGGTGCGCCCCACTCCCATCTTGCAACCCTCAGCCTGGACCCTCAGGGCAAGGAGAGCGCCGAAGAGACGAGCCGCCGGGAATCCGGCATCATGAAGGCCATTGTGCAGGACTTTCCGGCGGTCACGACCATCCGGGTTGGGGACGCGCTCAATACGGTCAATGATCTGGTGCGCCAGCTGGCCTGGGGCATGCGGGCGGCGTCTTCGCTGGCCATCGTTGCGTCCATTCTGGTGCTGGCCGGGGCTCTGGCTGCCGGGCAGCGGGAACGCATCTATGATGCGGTCATCCTCAAGACGCTCGGGGCAACGCGCCGCAAGGTGCTGTTGGCCTATTCGCTGGAATATTGTCTGCTGGGGGTGATCACGGCGATTTTTGCGCTGCTGATCGGGCATGTCGCGGCCTATCTGGTGCTGACAAACGTGATGGACATGCCCTTCTCGTGGCAGCCGCTGGTCTCGGCGCTCGTCGTTGTGCTTGCCATGCTGCTGACAATTTTACTTGGTCTTGTTGGAACATGGTCAAGTCTTAATCGTAAACCGGCGCAAATATTGCGCAATGGTTAA
- a CDS encoding Bax inhibitor-1/YccA family protein gives MVNDFRQSAHMSARAAEMARIDQGLRSYMLKVYNYMAIALAVTGVFAYGIFTVAFTQDPSQAVAQVRGSLYVTQLGATLFGSPLKWVIMFAPLAMVMFLSFRIQRMSASAAQTMFWVYAALMGISLSSIFAVYTSTSITQVFFITAASFAGLSLYGYTTPKSLSGMGSFLFMGLIGIVIASIVNIFLASSALAFAVSVIGVLVFAGLTAYDTQQIKEMYFEGDSSEVSGKKAIMGALRLYLDFINLFIMLLQLLGNRD, from the coding sequence ATGGTGAATGACTTCCGTCAAAGCGCACATATGAGTGCCCGTGCCGCTGAAATGGCGCGCATTGATCAGGGCCTGCGCAGTTATATGCTGAAGGTCTATAACTATATGGCCATTGCGCTGGCAGTGACCGGCGTATTTGCCTATGGCATCTTTACAGTTGCCTTTACTCAGGACCCGTCTCAGGCCGTGGCCCAGGTTCGCGGTAGCCTTTATGTCACCCAGCTTGGCGCAACCCTGTTTGGTAGCCCGCTCAAGTGGGTGATCATGTTCGCCCCGCTGGCGATGGTGATGTTCCTGAGCTTCCGTATCCAGCGCATGAGCGCCAGCGCTGCCCAGACCATGTTCTGGGTCTATGCCGCGCTGATGGGCATTTCCCTGTCATCGATCTTCGCGGTCTATACCTCGACCTCGATCACGCAGGTGTTCTTCATTACCGCAGCGTCCTTCGCCGGTCTTAGCCTCTATGGCTATACCACGCCGAAGAGCCTGTCCGGTATGGGCAGCTTCCTGTTCATGGGCCTCATCGGCATCGTGATCGCTTCGATCGTCAACATCTTCCTTGCTTCGAGCGCTCTGGCGTTCGCTGTTTCCGTCATCGGTGTTCTGGTCTTTGCCGGCCTTACCGCCTATGACACCCAGCAGATCAAGGAAATGTATTTCGAAGGCGACAGCTCTGAAGTCTCTGGCAAGAAAGCCATCATGGGTGCGCTGCGCCTGTATCTGGACTTCATCAACCTGTTCATCATGCTGCTGCAGCTTCTTGGCAATCGCGACTAA
- a CDS encoding aldo/keto reductase: MEMRKLGRTDLEVSSLCLGTMTWGEQNTKAEAYEQLDYAVDQGINFIDAAELYPVPSRAATQGRTEEIIGDWMQDRGNRSDVILATKVVGRSMSNWFRDGEIEPRLNRAQIFEAVDKSLKRLKTDYIDLYQIHWPDRKVSQFGANPIIYAHPEPADDETPIAETIAAMDELVKAGKVRHVGLSNETGWGTMNYLNEAVKGTGPRVVSIQNAYSLLNRTFEVNLAEIAMREQVGLLAYSSLGQGTITGKYLDGKQPEGARMTLFKNFGARYHTLGAEPAIRGYLKVAEDFGVDVAQMALAFVRTRSFTTSVILGATKMEQLKNDIACHDFVLTTEMEEAINNVHRVHSNPCP, encoded by the coding sequence ATGGAAATGAGAAAACTGGGTCGTACGGACCTTGAAGTGAGCAGCCTTTGTCTGGGCACCATGACCTGGGGTGAGCAGAACACCAAGGCAGAAGCCTATGAACAGCTCGACTACGCAGTGGACCAGGGCATCAATTTCATCGACGCCGCCGAGCTCTATCCTGTCCCGAGCAGGGCCGCCACGCAGGGCCGCACCGAAGAAATCATCGGTGACTGGATGCAGGATCGCGGCAACCGCTCCGACGTCATTCTCGCCACCAAGGTCGTCGGTCGCTCCATGAGCAACTGGTTCCGCGACGGCGAGATCGAGCCGCGCCTCAACCGCGCCCAGATCTTCGAAGCCGTCGACAAGAGCCTCAAGCGCCTCAAGACCGACTATATCGATCTCTACCAGATCCATTGGCCGGACCGAAAGGTCTCGCAGTTTGGCGCCAACCCGATCATCTACGCCCATCCGGAACCGGCTGATGACGAAACCCCGATTGCGGAAACCATCGCTGCCATGGACGAACTAGTCAAGGCTGGCAAGGTCCGCCATGTGGGCCTGTCCAACGAGACCGGCTGGGGCACGATGAACTATCTCAACGAAGCGGTGAAGGGCACCGGACCGCGCGTTGTCTCCATCCAGAATGCCTATAGCCTTTTGAACCGCACCTTTGAGGTCAACCTCGCCGAAATCGCCATGCGCGAACAGGTGGGCCTGTTGGCCTATTCGTCCCTCGGTCAGGGCACGATCACCGGCAAATATCTGGACGGCAAGCAGCCGGAAGGTGCCCGCATGACCCTGTTCAAGAATTTCGGTGCCCGCTACCACACCCTCGGGGCTGAACCGGCGATTCGCGGCTATCTCAAAGTGGCTGAAGACTTCGGCGTGGATGTCGCCCAGATGGCTCTGGCCTTCGTGCGCACCCGTAGCTTCACCACGTCGGTGATCCTTGGCGCCACGAAAATGGAGCAGCTGAAAAACGACATCGCCTGCCATGATTTCGTGCTGACCACTGAAATGGAAGAAGCCATCAACAACGTGCACCGGGTGCATTCCAACCCTTGCCCGTGA
- a CDS encoding arylesterase — MPRSLAALSFLFLVLLGVFAMTEARADTIRILSFGDSLSAGYQLPAGTGFTDRLQEKLNAEGLDAEVINAAVSGDTTASGLSRLDWSTPDDVDLVLLELGANDALQGLPIDKAKANLAAMIETFQAKGIEVALMGMMAPPNMGADYTASFDAIYPALAKEYQIPLYPFFLEDVAAQPHLNLEDGMHPNEEGIKIIVAKVAPFIIDILKQTN; from the coding sequence TTGCCTCGCAGTCTTGCCGCTCTGTCCTTTCTCTTCCTCGTTTTGCTGGGGGTCTTTGCCATGACCGAAGCCAGAGCAGACACGATCCGCATTCTGTCCTTTGGCGATTCCCTCTCGGCCGGATATCAGCTGCCCGCAGGCACAGGCTTTACCGACCGGCTACAGGAAAAACTGAATGCCGAAGGGCTCGACGCCGAAGTGATCAACGCAGCCGTCTCGGGCGATACCACCGCGTCCGGCCTTTCGCGGCTGGACTGGTCAACCCCGGATGATGTCGATCTGGTGCTGCTCGAACTGGGAGCCAATGATGCCCTGCAGGGGCTGCCGATCGACAAGGCCAAAGCCAATCTGGCCGCCATGATCGAGACATTTCAGGCCAAGGGCATAGAGGTTGCCCTGATGGGCATGATGGCGCCGCCCAACATGGGCGCCGATTATACTGCGTCCTTCGACGCCATCTACCCTGCCCTTGCCAAGGAATACCAAATTCCTTTATATCCATTCTTTCTGGAAGATGTGGCAGCTCAGCCGCATCTGAACCTTGAGGATGGCATGCATCCAAACGAAGAAGGCATAAAGATCATCGTTGCCAAGGTAGCACCTTTCATCATTGATATTCTGAAACAAACCAACTGA
- a CDS encoding DUF2794 domain-containing protein: MRPATVVGHTGSQPKPPQQICFNRLELTTILNVYGRMVAAGEWRDYAIDTLKDRAVFSIFRRTSEMPIYRIEKNPKLSRKQGAYSLISQHGQILKRGQELAPILRLLNQKLLKVVES; the protein is encoded by the coding sequence CTGCGCCCAGCGACGGTTGTTGGCCACACAGGCAGCCAGCCCAAACCACCCCAGCAGATCTGCTTCAACCGTCTGGAGCTGACGACGATCCTCAACGTCTACGGACGCATGGTGGCTGCAGGGGAATGGCGCGATTATGCCATCGACACACTGAAGGACCGCGCGGTCTTTTCCATCTTCCGACGAACAAGCGAGATGCCGATCTATCGCATCGAGAAAAATCCAAAGCTTTCCCGCAAACAGGGGGCCTACAGCCTCATTTCCCAGCATGGCCAGATATTGAAGCGCGGCCAGGAACTGGCCCCGATCCTGCGGCTGCTCAACCAGAAACTTCTGAAGGTCGTGGAAAGCTAG
- a CDS encoding ABC transporter ATP-binding protein, translating to MSSADPVSKAPIISLYDVYLSLGAGHSRVDILRGIDLDIESGHSVGLVGPSGSGKSTLLMVMAGLEQADRGKVLVEGCDLSRMDEDSLAQFRGTRIGIIFQSFHLVPTMTALENTAIPLELAGRRDAFDVARAELEAVGLGHRVHHYPAELSGGEQQRVAIARALAPRPLILIADEPTGNLDSDTGQEISDLMFRLHKQRGMTLMLVTHDPRLADRCERVVRLKSGQLVETPHEEAQADANPVARSDALSGEQGA from the coding sequence CTGTCATCGGCTGATCCGGTCAGCAAGGCACCGATCATCTCCCTGTATGACGTCTATCTGAGCCTCGGGGCTGGCCATTCACGGGTCGACATCCTGCGCGGGATCGATCTTGACATCGAGAGTGGCCATTCGGTCGGGCTTGTCGGGCCGTCCGGTTCGGGCAAATCAACCCTGTTGATGGTGATGGCGGGTCTGGAGCAGGCCGATCGGGGTAAGGTGCTGGTTGAGGGCTGTGACCTGTCGCGCATGGACGAAGATTCGCTGGCGCAGTTTCGTGGCACGCGGATTGGCATCATTTTCCAGTCTTTCCATCTTGTTCCGACCATGACGGCGCTGGAAAACACCGCCATTCCGCTGGAGCTGGCGGGGCGTCGTGATGCCTTCGATGTGGCTCGGGCAGAGCTGGAAGCGGTCGGACTGGGGCATCGTGTCCACCACTATCCGGCCGAGTTATCGGGTGGTGAACAGCAGAGGGTGGCGATTGCCCGTGCGCTGGCGCCACGGCCCTTGATCCTCATTGCCGACGAGCCGACGGGCAACCTTGACAGTGATACCGGTCAGGAGATTTCCGACCTGATGTTCCGCCTGCACAAACAGCGCGGCATGACCCTGATGCTGGTAACCCACGATCCACGCCTTGCAGATCGCTGCGAGCGAGTGGTGCGGCTGAAGTCGGGCCAGCTGGTGGAAACGCCGCATGAAGAGGCACAGGCCGACGCCAATCCTGTCGCACGATCTGATGCACTTTCTGGGGAACAGGGGGCATGA